TTTGTTCCTGCAGCCACGCAAGGTCCTCTTTGGTATTACGCATATTGACCTCCGCGTTGCTGAGGTTCTTCTTAAGTAACGCTGATGCTTCTTCGAAGGTGTACTCAACCATCACTTTGGCACCCATCCACAAATGAACAGTCTTCTGTGGCCTTACAATGGCTTCACCGAAGACAGAATCCGTAAGACAGTAATAAGAGCGAATACCGGCCCTTTTCCCGTCTTCCTCCTGTTGCTCTGCCTCCTCTAGCTGCTTCTGCAGAAACTCCAGTGAGTTTAGGGTTTTCTTAATAGTCGGTATTTTGTAATCAAGATTGGCAAGGCTGCTCACAAGGCGCTTTTCCATGTGCTCGTATTTTGAAGACTCCATCAGTAAGTTACTGATGACCGTGTCAGCGCCACCGCCATTGCTGACGTAAGCAGCAACGTCCGGTATGTACGCAATGCGCGGGATATTACGTGGATTCACGTAGTCCTCGGGAAATTCGTACTTTTCCATTACCTTCTTATCTGTTGACCCGTATTACCTTAAGAAACGCGAATGAGAGAATGAAGGAGAATACTAACAGCATGGGTGCCTGTTCACTATTAAGAGAAACCTTGGTTTTAACTATTACGTTCCACTTACCCACAGGTACAGAAACAGGCATATATGTATTCGTATTCGCGACAATTTTTGTCCCTCCGCTCCCGCCAGCGCTAttcacaagcacacacacgcgcctCCATTttgagttttctttttttttttcctgccgaCAGCTGCCTCACTTCACTcgccgcccccccccccataaAGTTATCTCTCACTTGGTACGTCAAAATGCGAGATATGGTTGGGCATGCATTTCCATCAATGCCACGTAAGGAAGGACAGCACTTGTATATTTCGGTTCCAAACGAGAATATACACCTCTTCATGCCTGGAAAAACAATCAACGTGATAACACAACCCTCACAAGTGGTGAACGATAACCATTCCGGAACCCCAACTCCTGCTATTTCCTTTTATCCCTTCCACAAGTATAAACCattatatacaaatatttatgtgtgtatttgcaTGTAGCCGAAAGCACGGATGACAAAAAGTTTCTCCCGTGGTCCATtacatttcttccttcacctttCAGTGTTTCACAATCACTGATAGTGTTTTAACCTTATACGCGTACGCTTTATTCTGTCGTCAATTTGATTAGGATCGCTTCTGCAAGGGATGAAAACGTGAGAATGGGGTGAGGCATTTGAAAGTCTAATGCAAATGCGTGTTTTCCCCATCTGTAGTAACTACAAGCACACAATCACAACTTTCAGGCGTATTGAGATATGACAGCCAATACAACCAAATGACATCCCGAGTGCTTGACGGCACGCCTGCTTGTAATACAAATCGCTTCTGACAGAGAACGcggctttaaaaaaaaaaaaagacgatgaGCTCCTTCGGGCACACGAATCTTCCTATTTTGCTTTCAAGCCTCATGCGCTGTCATTGCCATTTGTTACACTGAACTGGCCAATGGCATTACTCGAAGTAGCAGATACGGACGGACCTCATTGTTAAACTCACTACTCTGTAGCCACGACAATTCAGGtggtgaaagaaacaaaaccaagCGACCTTCATATGCCTCTTGCAACAACTCAATCGCCCCACGATGAACATCAAGCGTTCCTTTTCCACGCTTCACGAAGTAACCCTTTTTTCGTGCGTAACTCTCACACAACTCATAGGGGGACCACACATTTGGTGCACCGCATGGACCGTGTCTCCTACTGCTTttctcatcatcatcatcatcgtcgtaATAATCGCTTCTGGATAAACCGTATAAACGTTCGAGGTGCAGATGAGTTGCCAAATACGCCACGCCGCTTTGAGGGTCACGGGTTTGAGCTATTTGGTGCGTACCAAAAACGGCCTGTAAGGGACGTGGGAGACCAAAGACGGGAAAGGCGAGACCTGGAGAGTCAATAAGCACTACATTTTCCGATGGAATAGGGATCGTTTGCAGGTGTTTGGTGTGACCTGCTGTAGATGACACTGAAACCACCTTCGTTCCGCGAATGCAGTTGAGCAGACTTGACTTTCCAACATTTGGATGTCCGACAAAACCAATCCGTATGTATTCgtcctcctcatcctcttcgTTGCCCCTTTCCCTGTCACATTTGTGAACAGTAACACTTGTATTTCCACTTCCCGCACTTCGCCGCGAAAGGCCGATGTCACGGCATTGTTGCAGTAGCGAAGAAATCATGTTTGACACAATTTGCAGCTCTTTGTGATCTCGTCTGTCACGTTGAAGCTCCCGCTCCGCCTTTCGCATGCCTCTAAAGTTGTCTGTCTCCGCATACGACTCATCGTCACCACCCTTCACAATACCCTTAGCCACAGCAGCCGGAACCAACCTGCTAATCTCCTTTTCAAGGTCATCGCCATCGTCTTCTTCACCGTCGTCACTGCTATCATCTGTGCAAACTTGAAGCTTCCCCGTCCGTAGTTGCTCGTACAACTTATTACGtcggtttttcttctttcgccGCTTCATTGCGTCACATGCCGTGTCGGTTCCAATTGCGGTTTCCTCCGATGGAAGGGCCGTAAAAGGGACAAGAGGAATCTCACGAACGATACCCGTGTCTGTCGCTTCTTCGTCGCTCGCTGCTACAACACCCATGGTCAGAAAGTATGATTGGAGGAATTCACTCCATTTATTTAGTGTTTGAGGGGGCACGAGGTCAGCTTTGTTGAGTACAACGACACAAGCCTTCCTGCACTCCCGGACAATGTAATGCAGAAGTGAGAGCGGTAGGTGCACAACGGGATAGCGAGCATCGGTAACAATGATAACAACATCGCTCAGCTCAACCGTGCGCCATAGTTGCCTCCAAACATCGATATTGCGCTCATAGGAACTCACCTGTAGCTTCTGCATTTCTCCAGGGAGCGAATAATTGTCCAGAGCCCGAACATATTCCTTGAAGCGAGCCTGTTCACGAGCGTCCACATGTGGGCCGTCGCGAAGGACATCACCTACTTCATCCACAACGTCATCTGTGTTGCTACTGTTGTTACAATCACTCATTGAGTCGCTCGCGTTGGGTTTAGACATAGGCACTCGGTCCACCGACCAGCCACGTGTTGGGATTTCAACAGAAAGGGGGATAATAGCGGCTTTGGTTGGACCCGGCATATTAAACCACGTACCGAAAGGTATTCCCTCCGGTCCCATAAAATGGCGGTTGGCCAAACGCTCGTAGGAGAGTTTCTTCCGCTCCGCAACCTCCTCTGCAGTTTCCTTAAGAAACACACTGCGTATGCCAACGCGATCCGCACCGTATTTGTACTCCTCTTTCTCATGTTGGCTGTCACTGTTGTGTTCAGCACCACTCGAGCCCTCCTGACGATATTTTTGTGTATTACACTCCTCAGTTGCACCATGTTCATCacgttttttgctttcactctccgtattttgttgttccttCTTCCGCTGGCGTTTCTCTTGCagctgcttcttcttttgtttcccgCTAAATGGTGCCATCTTCGACTTGGTGTAAGCTATTTCCTGTGTTCCTGCTGCCGTTACGAGTTATTACTTCTTCGctccaccttctttccttcaccttaTGTTTACTCCTGCGCCTTACTTCAGTAACAAACGACTCAGATTGTCTCCCCTTCACTgtcgtgaaaaaaaaaaaaaacggttcCCCTAAGCAACATATATGCAAATAATAGAGCAAGAAGAGAAAGTGTGTTGACACGAAGTCAAAATTAGCGGagaaaaaactttaaaaTAGCTGTAcaattccctttccccttcccaaagaaaaagaaatgcttCGTGTCATGTGGTGCCCGCCCTTCCGCCCGCTCCATCGTTAAGTTACACAGAAACACCCTCCGACCATTACAGTCACggcagcaaacaaacaacattCAACGGAACAGGAAGTGTTAATAAGAGACGCCCAAACAACCGTTGCTACGTCCTCTCTCAGCAGTGGGGACAATAATTAGCAACGTGTTTCAGCTCACACTTGCCAACGAACAAGTAACGCTTTTGCTGCTTAGCGAAgaagcacaacaaaacacCAGCCATGTACTCGCTGTAATACTTCAGTACAGAAGAGAGGAGAGGCGCAACCGGGCCTCTTGACTTTTTGGATCATCGTGAAACAGTTGCAACACACCCAGTAGACATGTTTTAACCTGACGGACACGCTTGGCACTGAGGCATTCCTCTTTATTCGAACCCTGTGCCCGCCGTGCCTGTGGAATGTATAACTTCAGTAGGTTAAACATTTCCTCAACTTCTGAACTGGGATACCGCTCCGGTACTAAGCGGGCGTCTACCAATTCGTCAATCCAACGAAGAAGCTTTGCAACATGCGCCTCGCCACCGCTTTCACTTTCCAATTTCCGCTCCAAGTGCAGCTCAGCACGAAGAACCAACGCCTCACACAACGATATGAGCCGCTTAACAGTGTTGTCACCCAATGCAGGTTCAAAGTCTCGCTGAATAGCCTTTACTGCGAAGAGGACATTTTCTGCCGATATGTTGCCAATCGTTGCGTGAACACGCGCCAAAAACAATGCCTCCAGCCCCGATAATACCGCAGTAGCGCTATATTGTGAAGATTTGTAATACCGCTCCATCATTTCAGCTTCTCCAAGTCGCCGCACATCCACGCCAAGTTCCCTGCGAAGCTCCTGCAGCTCATCGAAGGCCTTTTTCTTGGCTTGTTGAATGGTTTTGCGTAGACCGTCCAGTTTCTCGCTTTCCTCCGGAAGTCGAATGCACTCGGTACCGAGAAGCGCCGCCATAATTTGGTTCTGAAGGTATTGAGTAGAAGCACCGTGAAGAAGGTCTGCGCCTGCCGCAGCCGGTAAAGGGTTTTGTTTGTTAGGGGAACCTCCCATCAAGTCAACGTTCAACTGCTGTTGATAATGGTCCAAAAACTTGCGCAAGATGCCTTCGAGTCGAGTCTCAGTCACCTGGCCAGTGACCTTGTCAATTATTGTGCCCTGCATAATGAAGTACGTAATGGGCAACTTGGCACGCTCAACAGAAAAAGCGGACGCGAGGTTCCGGTTCTCGTCGGCGTTAATTGTGCAAAGTTTCAACCATGCCCGCTGCATTGATGCTTCTGTACCCTCTCCATTCTTACCCCCACATGCCTGCTCGTTCAGTCGATCAACCAGACGCTCCGTGTGAGCCAAATAAGCGTTGCAGCCACTGCTATCTGGCCTGTAGTATACAAGGCAAATAGCCTGTTGGGACTGAATAACTTCCCTctcaaaagaagaagcgtcAGTTTTGTACGCAATGCTCCGGGACGAAACACAAATGGGATTTCTTCCCATAATCTGTGCGCAGCGACTGCCTGATATGGAGCATCTGATAAACCTATACGAGTATGTGCCAGAACAATGCGAGCCGCAAGCGCCGCCGAGGGCAGAAAGCCTAAAACCTGCTACCAAGTGACGGCGTCGTGGAGCAGACAACATATAAGCTTCACCCACTATAAggcatttaagaaaaaatacatatgaATAACAATGTTCGAAAGTAAGCCAATTCGCCAGCTACGAGAGAGGGAGAACGCGTGTTGACTGGAAATGTCACAGGATCAATGAAAAATGAGGGGAAGGTACGAGTAATCACACTACAAACGAGTCAACATATACAAAAGTAGAAACCACCGAcatcatttcccccccccatcGTCCACCCTTTTCTTGTTGCCGCTCATCATATTCATGGTCAATGAGATACTGAACACAATCGTCAACACGACGAAAGCGTAAAAGAAGCTAAAGATTGAGCGAACAAGTCACGACAAATGCGGTTGGGTACGCTATAACGGTCGCTGCTGTAAAGACAACTGCGGCAGTTGTTCGCTTTGGTGCGGGTAAATCAGGAGGGAACGAAACTAAGAGAACGCTGAGTAGAGTCGACACAAATGACGGCGGTTACTGCAACCGATCGGAGGAATCCGGTGCGGGTTAATTCTGCTAAGCCGAAGTGACTTCGACTATCGCCCTGGTTGTTGAGGATGACAATTACTGGAAGCCTCCTCGAGTACTTAACGATTTTGCTCTTGTTACCCTCTCTCCTCGAGGGAATATGCAATCGGCTGTGCGTGCTTAAACAAGAGCGTACGTAAAGACGGATATGTGGATTTTCCCATGAGGAACCGCCCCCAAACGGAACAGTACGTAAtgtattatttccttttccctcttctccatCAAGAGATGGCAGCCATCGCACCGATTTCGCATCTCATGTGGTTTAGAGCCAGTCCTTTTCGGACTCACCCCGAACGCATTTGGCTATCGGAAACCGCGGCACATCCTGTGACGAAAGTTCCTGATACTGAACTGTTAAATACTTACCTAGTAGACGGTCTCTTTCGGCCCATAGTTCCAACCGCCGCTTTGTTGTAGTCTTTGGTGTTGCATTGAAGCGAATCCCAGTTGATGTTTCACACACAAACGCGCCGAGACCACCCTCAAACTTGCCATTGCCCGGAAGAAAGTCGACAATGCGGTACTCCGCATCATGCATGTACTTATACTTAAGAAGACCGAGACTTCGTTTGCCATGTTCGTAAGGAAACTTTGGTCTACGAATGATTACCCCTTCATAACCTTGCGAACACGCCTTCTCCAATACACTCTCCACCTCATCTGGACTCACAAGTGTGGCGGGGACGTGGTAGAGTTTTGGTATCTTTTTCCTGCTCGAcaattcctccttttcaagCTGATGGTTTCGCCTTCCGTTTGGTTTCATCGTATCAAAAACACGATCTGCGCCACTGTGAGGTATGAGTTCCTTCAGTAAACGGTAGCGTTCGCTAAAAGGGGCGTCCGGCGATGAGAGCTGATCTGAAGCCATGATGTCAAATGCAAAATATTCTAGGAGTTTCGCCTGTTTCCTCCGCGTTGTTTGTGTCGTAAACTTTTCCAAACGGCGCACAAGCCCACTAAGCCTCTCGAAACCGCAGTGTGGAGCAAACAGCTCCCCATCTAACAACAAAGATGGATCTGCCTTGAACAGCGGCATAGCGTGTGGCACCAAACCATGGCAACACTCAAGAAGAATCCCACTCCGCGAAAAAAactgcaatttcttttgGGATTTATTGTAACCAATTAAACAGCGAATTCCATCTATCTTTGGTGAAACCAGAAGTGATTCCTGCTCCTCCGTGTCAGCCGGATGAAGTAGTTCCTCAGCAACTAGCTCCCATCTTTGTGCAAGCATGGGAAGAATGTTACGTCCCTCCCACTCGGGGTTGCTGTGCAGAACACTTTTATAATTTGTGTGAGTCATTCGTGGTGCTCTCAAACTGTTCACATCCTCCAGCTCCAGATCCTCCTCATTTGTAGCATCCGTTGGTGAAGTTGTTATCCCCACATCTGTGTTATCTCCCTCGCTCATCTTGCCATTAATTCTTTCCGGACCTTCATTTCTAGTTGAACTGATCCGCCGCTGCTCTTTTCCGCACAATGGACACGTCCCATGCTGGTCAATAAATCTCGCAATACTCATCTCAAACTCCTGAAGGCACTGGCTGCAACGCCACACCGCCGACTTTACACATGTCGGGGCCACGTGATGTGGAGTTAACATGACGGTTCCCCACGATGGACCCACCCAACAGGCTGCAAGATGGGGAAAAGCACTTTCAATGGTGGTATTTTTCATTGCGTGATACCGCTCCACCTGCTCTGGTGTACGCGGCCTCccaacaccaaaaaaaagcgaaggatCCTTCGGAAGAGTTGTGAGCTGCGGACGCCGCCATAAATTAGAAATCCGCCACATGTCTAAAGGCGATGAGgtgacaaaaaagggaggagggatTTCGAAAAGGTGTTTAAACACCCTTCACTCCCCCAACCACCACGCAATCCGTCACGTATATCTATAAACGCCCCCGTTGCTTTGCGGGGTTATGCGCttcagaagaaaataattattattattgttatagaaatgagaaggggaaaggggaaagaagaaagaaggaaagcaagAAATGATATATTTGAAATATACTCCGTGTTTACACCCGCATGCAACTAGTCATTTCAGTTGATTTCGTTGTTGTATTGACCTACGCACTTTGGCAGTAAAGCCCCCTCGgaagaaaatttctttttctccgttggtaggaaaaaaaagatgagcaGGAAGgtacaaataataaaaagtgGTACAAATATAACATAacttaataataatgataaaaaagaaaaagagaaacagttGCTTCGGACTGTTAGAAAAAGTAACGTGCCGAGCACTCAATAATTTCTCTACCACTTCCGCACACAGTCACACAACAAACATATATGAAAAACCTTAGTGAAACGAATTGCGGTGCACAACCACAATGTCTTCAAAAGTCAACACATATAGTTTGGTCCACCGTGTAAACTTCTCTTCCCAATAATCTCGGCTCTCAAAATACCAATTAATAATTGCATACGCTAAATTTTTCCCTTTAGCTGTCATTCCCT
This portion of the Trypanosoma brucei brucei TREU927 chromosome 7, complete sequence genome encodes:
- a CDS encoding prefoldin, putative, translating into MEKYEFPEDYVNPRNIPRIAYIPDVAAYVSNGGGADTVISNLLMESSKYEHMEKRLVSSLANLDYKIPTIKKTLNSLEFLQKQLEEAEQQEEDGKRAGIRSYYCLTDSVFGEAIVRPQKTVHLWMGAKVMVEYTFEEASALLKKNLSNAEVNMRNTKEDLAWLQEQITNLQINISRVYNYDLKNKRAKDNKKETSEK
- a CDS encoding GTP-binding protein, putative (similar to Guanine nucleotide-binding protein-like 1 (GTP-binding protein MMR1). (Swiss-Prot:P36916) [Mus musculus]), whose translation is MAPFSGKQKKKQLQEKRQRKKEQQNTESESKKRDEHGATEECNTQKYRQEGSSGAEHNSDSQHEKEEYKYGADRVGIRSVFLKETAEEVAERKKLSYERLANRHFMGPEGIPFGTWFNMPGPTKAAIIPLSVEIPTRGWSVDRVPMSKPNASDSMSDCNNSSNTDDVVDEVGDVLRDGPHVDAREQARFKEYVRALDNYSLPGEMQKLQVSSYERNIDVWRQLWRTVELSDVVIIVTDARYPVVHLPLSLLHYIVRECRKACVVVLNKADLVPPQTLNKWSEFLQSYFLTMGVVAASDEEATDTGIVREIPLVPFTALPSEETAIGTDTACDAMKRRKKKNRRNKLYEQLRTGKLQVCTDDSSDDGEEDDGDDLEKEISRLVPAAVAKGIVKGGDDESYAETDNFRGMRKAERELQRDRRDHKELQIVSNMISSLLQQCRDIGLSRRSAGSGNTSVTVHKCDRERGNEEDEEDEYIRIGFVGHPNVGKSSLLNCIRGTKVVSVSSTAGHTKHLQTIPIPSENVVLIDSPGLAFPVFGLPRPLQAVFGTHQIAQTRDPQSGVAYLATHLHLERLYGLSRSDYYDDDDDDEKSSRRHGPCGAPNVWSPYELCESYARKKGYFVKRGKGTLDVHRGAIELLQEAYEGRLVLFLSPPELSWLQSSEFNNEVRPYLLLRVMPLASSV
- a CDS encoding DNA ligase, putative; the protein is MWRISNLWRRPQLTTLPKDPSLFFGVGRPRTPEQVERYHAMKNTTIESAFPHLAACWVGPSWGTVMLTPHHVAPTCVKSAVWRCSQCLQEFEMSIARFIDQHGTCPLCGKEQRRISSTRNEGPERINGKMSEGDNTDVGITTSPTDATNEEDLELEDVNSLRAPRMTHTNYKSVLHSNPEWEGRNILPMLAQRWELVAEELLHPADTEEQESLLVSPKIDGIRCLIGYNKSQKKLQFFSRSGILLECCHGLVPHAMPLFKADPSLLLDGELFAPHCGFERLSGLVRRLEKFTTQTTRRKQAKLLEYFAFDIMASDQLSSPDAPFSERYRLLKELIPHSGADRVFDTMKPNGRRNHQLEKEELSSRKKIPKLYHVPATLVSPDEVESVLEKACSQGYEGVIIRRPKFPYEHGKRSLGLLKYKYMHDAEYRIVDFLPGNGKFEGGLGAFVCETSTGIRFNATPKTTTKRRLELWAERDRLLGKYLTVQYQELSSQDVPRFPIAKCVRGESEKDWL